Proteins encoded by one window of Deltaproteobacteria bacterium:
- the nuoK gene encoding NADH-quinone oxidoreductase subunit NuoK — MVPLNYYLILSAAIFAIGVIGVVIRRNLIIVLMSIELMLNAVNLTFIAFSRYLGSTDGQVAVFFVMAVAAAEAVIGLAIIISAFRHRQSLDPQEMQLLKW, encoded by the coding sequence ATGGTGCCGCTCAATTATTATTTAATTCTCAGCGCCGCGATATTCGCCATCGGCGTCATCGGCGTCGTGATCCGGCGCAACCTGATCATCGTGCTGATGTCCATCGAGCTGATGCTCAACGCGGTCAATCTGACCTTCATCGCGTTTTCCCGTTATCTCGGCTCCACCGATGGTCAGGTGGCGGTTTTCTTCGTTATGGCGGTGGCCGCCGCCGAGGCGGTGATCGGCTTGGCGATTATCATCTCCGCGTTTCGCCACCGCCAATCCCTCGATCCCCAGGAGATGCAGTTACTCAAATGGTAA
- a CDS encoding NADH-quinone oxidoreductase subunit J, producing MKIANLIFYFLATLLVISSLLVVFLRNVVHCAMALVAALLLIAVLFVTLQAPMVGILQVMVYAGAIMVLFLFVIMFLNPKALEAQRGGVWWGFGTALSLLLGGALMAFFSAEESAGDPVAATELFGSPESLAKSLFSDFVLPFELASILLLVAIIGAVVLAKREH from the coding sequence ATGAAGATCGCGAATTTGATTTTTTATTTTCTCGCCACGCTGCTGGTGATCTCGTCATTGCTGGTGGTGTTTTTGCGCAATGTCGTGCACTGCGCCATGGCGCTGGTCGCGGCACTGCTCTTGATCGCGGTACTGTTCGTAACTTTGCAAGCGCCCATGGTGGGCATCCTACAGGTCATGGTTTACGCCGGCGCGATCATGGTTTTGTTTCTCTTCGTCATCATGTTTCTCAATCCCAAGGCGCTGGAAGCACAGCGGGGCGGCGTCTGGTGGGGTTTCGGCACGGCGTTGTCTTTGCTCCTGGGCGGCGCCTTGATGGCCTTTTTTAGCGCGGAGGAATCCGCCGGCGATCCGGTGGCGGCCACCGAGCTGTTTGGCAGTCCCGAGTCGCTGGCGAAAAGTCTATTCAGCGATTTCGTCCTGCCTTTTGAACTGGCGTCGATTTTACTGTTGGTCGCGATCATCGGCGCGGTGGTGTTGGCCAAGAGAGAACATTAA